In the genome of Leopardus geoffroyi isolate Oge1 chromosome B1, O.geoffroyi_Oge1_pat1.0, whole genome shotgun sequence, the window cccaggcgccccataaattaacttttcttaaaaagacaagCGTTGTCTCCAGAAGAagccatcttacagatgagacaaGCCTGAGGCCCTAAAGTCTCTCTCAAACATGTTCTTTCTCTAAAGGTTCTTCCCTAGGTAGCAGGTGCCAGCCAAGCGGTGAAGACCAAATTACGACTGTCACCTTCCTATCAAAGCCACTGGCTCCACTTGGGCACCACTGAGTCGAGAGGCTAGGGGAAGGACATAGCACAGAGACccgtttacaaaaaaaaaaaaaaaaaactagtcttCACCAGACTGGTGGCTGTAATTACACGCACAGTGGAACTGACTGCAAGTAAACGGACAGGAAACATCCTGGGGTTTTGAAGAAATTATACTGGCAAAGAAATTCCAAGCAGGGTGTGCTGAACCCCGTGGTTGCTCAACCTCTGTCAGAATTCCTGAGCCCTGCACCCTGCAGCAGCAGGAAACAGGCTTCGGAAGCTGCCCTCCCCTGGAAGGGTACATATTTCATCTGTGGCCCAGGAGGGTAGAAGTCAAGAGCCTCCCCAAGGAGCTCCTCCTGGAGACGGAGACCAGGAGGGGCTAAATGGGCTCAGCCGGGCGTTGTGCACTCCTGCCCGTGGCCTCGACACAGACACGCTGTGTGCTGCCCTTGGGGAGGCTCAAGACGGGGCAGCTGGCATCCCCCAAGGGAGTTCTCCCAGCCAGAGGACCACAGATGAAAGGCACGGTCCTTCTACAGCTCACGGTCACTGGCGCTATGCCATCActtctcctgttttgtttgttagcAGCAACCCCGTCCACAGTCCCGGAGGGTAATCGAGTTCTGTCACAGgtctgaccccctcccccaaactcagGAAACTTCTAGCAGAAGCTTCTGCCCAACAGTCAATCTTACCCTTTAGAAACAAACTAACTgatggaacagagaaagaaacattttttttttaatgtttatttatttttgagacagagagagagacagagcatgaacgggggagggtcagagagagagggagacacagaatcggaagcaggcctcaggctctgagccaccagcccagagcccgacgcggggctcgaactcacggaccgcgagatcatgacctgagccgaagtcggatgctcaaccgactgagccacccaggcgccccgagaaagaaacatttaaaaaagacaactgcTCAGAGGATCAGAAAGTGCCAGAAGTGCCCGACAGTTACCTCCATTTCATTATAACGTTAAAACTCCCCTCCGGATATTCATCCCAAACCCTAATAGGGAGTCAGGCTCTGGAAATTATTCTTCACAATCTTCTTATTTGTACAAATAAAGATGACCTTGTGAGACAACTCCCCCAGTATAGTCTCTGTCTATAACTCATAACTAGCCAAGGGGCAGAACCATgaggagaaaagaagcaaaaaactTGTGGGCATGTTTTTTAAACTACCACAGCTATTAACCATTATATTCtcatgatagttttttttttttaacgtttatttatttttgagagagaaagagacacagagtgagagcgggggaagtgcagagagagagggagacacagaactcaaagcaggctccatgctccgagctgtcagcacagagcccaacgcggggctcgaacccacgagctgcgagatcatgacctgagccgaagtcagccgcccaaccgactgagccacccaggcgcccctaataatagttgttttttttttttttttttaagtttattcacttattttgagagagagagaatcccaagcagactccaagctgtcagcacagagcggacacagggctcaaacttacgaaccgtgagatcatgacctgagtcaaaatcaagagtcggacgcctaaccaactgagccacccaggtgcccctctaatgaTGGTTTTCTAAACATCATCGGTTTGAAAGAATCTCAGTTGTTAGTATTAGTAGGAGAGCTTAGCAAGGTGTCTAGAAGCGAAATCGAAACATGAAAGTCAGCAGTGCTTCCGTGcaccaggaagagaaaatgcattttccaAAAGGTGTCCTCTAGTCCGTgcatagataaatggataaagaggatgtggcaggcatacacatggaatattactcagccataaaaaagaatgaagtcttgccatttgcaacaacgggGATGGAActtgagtgtattatgctaagcgaagtaagccagccagagaaagacagctaCCAGTTGATTTCGCTCATATgcggaattgaagaaacaaaacaaaacaaacgaacaaaggaaaaagagacaaaaaacagactctccactacagagaacaaactggtggttgccagagggcaggtgggtgggtgggggggggatggggggattaCATGAAGGGGATTAATGAGCACACTTACCGTGATGGCCACCTGAGTAATGTacacaattgttgaatcactattttgtacacctgaaactaatagaacactgtgttatttatacctcaattttaaaaataagtaaataaaaattaaacccaaCTACctctggagtgcctggctggttcagcctccaactcttgatttgggttcagatcatgatgtcacaattcatGAGACCCAGCCCCAcgctggggttctctctctctctctctctgcccctccctcgaccctcacaaaataaataaacttaaaaaaacctacctctcaaaaaataataataaaatatgccaTTTGTAATAGGatcaaaacagttttttaatggtgtcttattttttcttaatttttttaaagtttattcatttttgagagacagagcatgagcaggggaggggcagagagagagagggagacacagaatccgaagcaggctccaggctccgggctgtcagcccagagcccgatgcagggctcgaactcacaaaccacaagatcacgacctgagccgaagttggacactcaacccactgagccccccaggtgccgcTTGGTGTATTATTTTCCTAAGAATACTGTAATTGCCACAAACCAAGTGGCTTAAAGCGGTGGCTTGAGTGGCTTAAATCCATTCTCACAGTTCAAGAGGATAGAAATCAGAAACGaaggtgtcggcagggccatgctccctctgaagtctCAAGGAGAGAATCTTTCCTTGTCCCATCGGGCTTCTGGTGACTGTtggcaatccttggtgttcctttgATCAGCGCAACAGAAGGCGTTCTGATTCTTTTCCAAATTGGCCCAGTGCATCGAAGAAGTCTCATCAGGTAGGTCTGGTTGTCCTGGTGAAACTTAAACAAGGAATTCAAAGTCAGAACCAGCAGAAAAGGGTGGTCaaggatttcttcttttcttaaatttgttttaatgtttatttatttttgagagagagagagagagagagagactgagtaggagcagaggaggggcagagagagagggagacacagaatgggaagcaggctccgggctctgagctgtcagcacagagcccaacgcggggctcgaacccacgaaccgtgagatcatgacggatcaagtcggatgctcaaccgactgggccacccaggcgccccaagcatttcttaaaataaaaccggggggcgggggggaagcatAAAAGGAAACCTTGATATTTtgtcttcatcaaaattaaaatattaacttgtACAAGGGTGTTTGGAGCAGCATCACTCATACTAGCCAAAGGGTAGAGACACCGCCAGTGGCCAccaatggatgaacagataaatgaattgTGGCATGTTCGTGAAATACTTTTTGGCCCGAACAAGGAATCaagtgctgatacatgctacaacttggatgaagctcgaaaatattatgcaaagtgaaaaaaaaacccagacacaaaaggccacacagtgtagcattctttttttttttcttaagtttatttatttatttttttttttagtaaatctCTACACCAACGTGGAGCTCTAACTCATCACCCCAAGATTAAGAATCGcatgctcttggggcgcctgggtggcttagtcggttaagcgtccgacttcggctcaggtcgtgatctcacggtccgtgagttcgagccccgcatcgggctctgtgctgacagcctagagcctggagcctgtttcagattctgtgtctccctctgtctctggccctcccccattcatgctctgtctctctctgtctcaaaaataaataaacgttaaaaaaaattaaaaaaaaaaaaaaaaaaaaagaatcgcaTACTCTTCCCACCGAGCCAGCCAGTGCCTCTGTATGAtcccttttatatatttatttattttaatgtttgtttatttttgagagggagagacagagcacaagtgggggaggggcagagagagagagagagggagacacagaatcggaagcaggctccgggctctgagctgtcagcactgagcccgacgtggggctcaaactcacaaaccgtgagatcacgacctccgccgaagtcagaggcttaaccagctgagccacccaggcgccactattCCTTTTATATGATGTGATGGACCAAACTGtgttcccccaaatttatatgctGACGTCCTAATCCCCATCGTGACTGTGTTCGGAGACAGGACCTTTGTTTTAGTCCATTGTAGCTGTcgtgacaaaataccacagattggggggtgcttataagcaacagaaatttatttctcacagttcgtagatttgaaataatataaagataaatcATCAGCACTCGTAGTAGAGGTTAGCAAGGTTTCTAGAAACAAAAATGGCTGTAAATCCAAGATCAAGACACCCACATGGCTGAactctggtgagggctctcttcctggttgATAGCAGCCGGGGACTTCTTGCTGAGCCCTCACAGGGCACAAGGAGAAGGCCAAGGCTTTGGGGAGTACCGtgggggtctcttttataagagcattaATCCCAGGCAGGGGGGGCTCCACCGTCATGACCTAAGCCCTCCCTAAGGCCCCCCTTCTAACACCATCACATCGGGccttaggatttcaacatacgaatttggcaggggtgggtggggcggaCACAACATTCAGATCATAGTagcctttaaagaagtaataaagGTGAATGAGGTCACAGGGGTGGAATACTAAGCCaacaggactggtgtccttatagaaAGAAAAGACCAGGCTAGGACACAGTGGCGAGGTGGCCATTTGCGTGCGAGCCAGGGACAGAGGCCCAGAAGAACCcaaatctgccaacaccttgaccgtggacttccagcctcccgaactatgagaaaatacatCTCTGTTGTTTAAACTCACCCATTCTGTGGTATATCGTGGAAGCCTCAGCAGAGGAGTGCGTATGATATACCAAGAACAGGCAAATCCGTGGAGACAGAAGGGAGATTGATGGTGgccagggggtgaggggagggaggctgtggggcGATCACTGAGGGGCACTGGGGGAGCATTGAATAAATTTTAGAACTAGAGAAAGCTGGCGGTAGTATAACACTGTGAATACACGAaatatcactgaattgtacactttatggAGATTTAGTTATACATTACATGAATTTCGcctcaaatttgttttaaacactAGAGCATTCagcctgcggggctcagtcggttaagcgtccgacttcgactcaggtcatgatctcacggtttgtgagttcgagccccgcgtcgggctctgtgctgacagctcggagcctggaacctgcttcggattctgtgtctccctccctctgccccttccctgctcatgctctgtctctctctttctctcaaaagtgaataaacgttaaaaaataatttttttcttttaatgtttatttattttgagagagaaagcatgtgagcaggagaggagcagagagagagagagagagagagagaagagaatcccaagcaggctccatgctaccagcaCGGAGCCGGACACAAGGCTGATCCtaccatcctgggatcatgacctgagccaaaatcaggagcagATACTCAAATGACGGAGGCACGCAGGCACCCCACGTTtaaaagattttgtattttattctaaaatttttttttagtgtttatttttcagagagagagacagagcactagcaggggaggggcagacagagaggaagacacagaatccaaagcaggctccaggctccgagctgttaccacggagcctgacttggagttccaacccatgaaccgtgacatcatgacctgagccaaggtcggacgcttaaccgactgagccacccaggtgccccaagatatgttttaaaattttttttttaatttttttttcaacgtttatttatttttgggacagagagagacagagcatgaacgggggaggggcagagagagagggagacacagaatcggaaacaggctccaggctctgagccatcagcccagagcctgacgcgggactcgaactcacagaccgcgagatcgtgacccggctgaagtcagtcgcttaaccgactgcgccacccaggcgccccttaaaattttttttaacgtttatttatttttgagacaatgtgagagacagagtgcaagcggcagaggggcagacagagggagacacagaatccaaagcgggctccaggctctgagctgtcagcacagagcccgatgcagggttcgaactcacgaaccgcgagatcatgacctgagccgaagtcggacgtttgactgagccactcaggcgccccagccccaaaatattttttaaactaaaatcttATGTTTATCAAAGGAACCTTAATCAGAGTGGGAAGTTAAGCCCGCACTCTCTGTTGctatcttctctatttttctatataCCTAAAACTGTTCTCAAACATAAagtctattttcaaaaaaatagtcAACCCTCagctgggagaagatattttcaacgCTTATCCtggccgggcggggggcggggagagactCCAGAGCTCCAAGGATAATAAGGTTGTGACAAGTCCTGAAGGATCTTTATCCACTTTCCCCCATCCTTAGGCTCACGACTGACTTCTTCCTAACTTCATGTAAACGTCCTGTGGACTAAGTTCCAAGCCCCACTCACAACCAGGCCTCTCCGACACTAGTTTTCTACTGATGCTATAAGAAACTACCACAAGTCTAGGGGCTCAAATCAATACAATTTATTATCAGCGTTCTGAATGTCAGACCTTAGCAGGTTTCTCTGCTCTGGGTCTGGCAAGAACAAAATCAAGGGGTCGGGTGACTTACCAGGAGGCCCTAGGAAGGAActacttccaagctcattcacgGTGTGGGCAGAATACAGTTCTTTCctgttgtaggactgaggtccctgcTTCCCTGCTGGCTGCCAGCTGGGGGCCACCCTTAGTTCCTCCGTGCCTCTCTCTTGTCCTTGCACCCGGCCGCTTGCAACTCAGCACCAGCGGTCCTTTTCAGGCTTGAGATTTGCCCAAAGTCTCCCAGCCAGCATATCAGGAAGCTGGGGTCCAAATCCGGGATCTAATTCCAGCGCTTTGCCCACAACCACCAGGGACACACGGTCTACTAACAATACCATTTGCCACTGTCCGATGGTTTCATCAAGTCTGCAATGGGCCTTGACGCCATTTCCCCCCTAATCCTTTGAATAACCCTGAGAGCTTTCAGAAGTGGACCTACTCGCTCCATCTGATCACTGGAAAGTTCAGTCCCAAACAGGCAGCACTCAGGCAGGCAGGATCCCCCAGTCTTTCCTTTTAGCCCGTCCCGGGGGCCACAGGCCTAGAACATAAAGTCACCCACTTATCgcctcccccgtccccccccccccccccagatagtgtaagggaaaaaaaattatcgaAACCCTGCTGGGTGGCAGGCCTTGAGAGCAGTGTGGGGACAAAGTGAGGGCGGTGGGGGACCGACTGCAGCCCGGTGTTCCAGGAAAGTGCATCTCTGGGGCCGAAAACTCATTTTTGCAAGGGTTAAAACCTATGCCGCGAAACCCCTACCTCCTGAAGACCTGACCCCAGGTCCTCGACAGAGAAGAGCCACGACCGGGGGGAGGCGAAGGTGCACAactgcgcgcgtgcgcgcgcgccaCCCCCCAAGCACGCGGCCGGGGAACCCAGGGGGCGTGGCCGTAAAGGGCTTCTGGCTCTGTCGCGAAAGGGGCTGCGAGGGCGCCGGGCGCTGGTGGGCGGCGGGGAGGCCAAGTGGGACGTGGCTTTCGCTCTTTAAGGGGAGAAGTTGGGGGAAAGTTTTGTTTAAGAGGAGACAAAACTCCGAGCCCGCCGCTCGCCGAGCTCGGCCCCGCACCTGGCGCTcgcggccggccggccggcgtCCTGGCTTCGGTGAGCGGCCCGCGGGGtcggccgggcggcggcggcgcgatGTGGCCCGAGGGCGCGGACGAGCGGCGGGCGCCCGAGCAGCCCCGCGACCGCCCCCGGAGCCCCGCGCGCGCCGCCCTCGAGCGCGAGCACGTGCGCGCGCACCTGCGGGCCCGCCTGAAGCTGCTGGAGGTGGGGATCCTGCTGGACCGGCTGCAGCGCGAGGTGGACTCGGTGGAGGGCGCCGTGGGCCAGGGCCGCTGCGGGAGCGGCGAGGCGGAGGAGCGGGTGCTGAAGCTGTACGAGAAGGCGGAGAGGAAGGCCGCCGAGGTGGCGCGGATGGGGCGGAGGATCGTGGAGCTCCACGGCCAGATCGACAGCTGCGGCTTCTCCTGAAGGACGCGGGCGCGGGTAGGTgtcggcggggagggggggggggggcgggggctgcgcgCCGGGGAGGgggaacggggtggggggcaggccccGAGGGTCGGGCTTGTAGGTTGGTGAAGTGATTTGGCGTTCTTAAACATGACACGTGAAGGTTATTGGTAGCAAGTAGAACAAGAAGAGGTGTGGGGCTGCCTactggctgggggcggggggcgggaacCAAGGAAACCCTAGGCCATAAAGCAAACTacgggggaggagaggagaatttTAAAGTGTGAAACGGAAGACCAGTACTGAAGATTTCAAAATTTTGCCGGGAGTGTGGAGCGTTTCGCTTGACCCTTTTCTGCGAGAAGCGGCATTCTGCATGCGCAATTTCACGGTTTATCCCAGGACAGTGGACTCTTACAGGTGTCAGAGAGAAAGCCGGACGCTAGTCGAAGCGGTAAGGATGGATCTTATTGAGTGGTAACTATTGCAGCAGGGGAGATAATCCAGCGAGAACTGAAGTCAGCTTCCCGGCGCCGGACTTTTTAAAGATGGGATTGTGCCGGGGGGAAAGGCACTGAAGGGTC includes:
- the LOC123596206 gene encoding putative MORF4 family-associated protein 1-like protein UPP; this encodes MWPEGADERRAPEQPRDRPRSPARAALEREHVRAHLRARLKLLEVGILLDRLQREVDSVEGAVGQGRCGSGEAEERVLKLYEKAERKAAEVARMGRRIVELHGQIDSCGFS